The genomic interval TCTCCGGCCGCGCCCAGCGCCTCGAGATTCGCCGCCGCCTGCTCCACCGTCTCGGGGTAGGGCTGCGCCAGCAGCTCAGCCCCCGCCGGCAGCCGGAGCTGCGTGCCCGCCGGCACCACCACCCGCGTGGGCGACAGCGCCGCCAGCCGCTCCGCGTCCACGTCCAGGAAGCTGCCGACCCGCGGCGTCTCCCGCGGCAGCAGCGCCTCCGCCGCGGGGTCGTGCTCGCCGACGCCGACGACGTTCTCCCCGAGGCCGAGGCCGACGAGCGTGAGCGTCGCCGCGGGGATCAGGCTGACGATCCGCGGACCGCCGGCTGTTTCCGGCGAACCGTGCGACGGTCCGCGGCCGCAAGCGGTCAGGAGGAGGAAGAAGCAGACGAGCAGACCCGGAGCCGGACGGGCGCAGTCGGGCAGCGTCGCTCTCACGCGTCGTTGGGTTCGGGCTTGCTGCCCGGGGTGGTCACGGCCTCGGTGCCCTCGCCGAGGGGAGCGGCGCCCACGGGGTCCTCTCGCTTCGCGATGAGGTCGCAGTCGTCGAAGGCGGTGCCGTCGGCGCCGCGACGCAGCAGCAGGTAGATCATCGTCGAAGCGGTGCACGCGAAGCTGAAGGCGAAGGCCAGCGGCAGCGCCCGCAGGCAGACCAGCCAGAACCACACGAGCCAGCCGGTGATCGCGGTCGACGGCGCCTCCCCGCCGCCGGACGCCGGGCCGTCGGCATAAGCCAGTGCCTCGCGGAACGCCGAGGGTGAACCGATCGCGCCCGCCTCGACGAGGCACGCCGTCAGCCGGATCGCGCCCTCCACGAGCAGCCAGAGGAACCCGAAGCAAGCCGCCCCGTAGAGCGCCGCCACGAGCGCGTAGAAGAGGTAGGACCAGGGCTTCGCTGTCAGGTACGCGAAGCACCGGCTCATCGTGTCGAAGGCGTCCGTGCCCTCGACCGCGACCGCCGCCGCCATGAGCGGGTAGCTCAGCAGCAGCGCGGCGACGACGACCGCCGCCCCGAGGCCCGCGAGCAGCATCGGCCCGAAGAGCAGCCCGCCGAGCACGTCCAGCCACGGGAGCGAGAACAGCAGCAGCCCCAGCAGCGCGAGCGCGATCCCCACCCCCACGATCACCACGCCGGGGATCACCGGGGCGAGCATCGCCCAGGGCCCCTTGCGCGCGACGAAGCCCGCCGCCGCCACCGGCCCGATGTTCTCGCCGGTGCACAGGCGTGCCGCCGCCATCCGGCAGACGCCGAGCCCGACGCTCGTGGCGACCAGGAGCAGAAGGAACACGGCGAGCCAGAGGGGCCAGCCGCCGTCTCCGCGGAGGGCCGCGAACGCGAGCCGGAAGTGCTCCGCGGTTCGGGGTGCGGAAGGCGAGACAAGCCCATCACGCGTGGAGAGGATCGCGGCGTAGATCACCGCCCACACCCCCATCACCGCCACCCAGCTCAGCAGGATCTTCGAGGGCTGCATCGCCACCCGGAAGCATTGGAACAGGTGCACCACCGGCGTCACCCGGCCCCAGTCGACGGCGTGAGCGCGGGTGAGGGTGGGCTGCGGATCGATCGGCTCGGCCATGGGGCGGAGGGTATCGGGGGCGGTGGGGCATCGGCTGCGCCGATCAAGTGGGGAAGCGAAGAAGCGAAGAAGCGAAGAAGTGAGGAAGCGAGGAGGTGAAGAAGTGAAGAAGCGGGGGAGCGGGGGAGCGGGGGAGCCGACACCGCGATGCGACGCAGCCCGGCCAGCCCCTGCTGACTTCTCCGCTTCTCCGCTTCTTCGCTTCTCCGCTTCTCCGCTTCTCCGCTTCTCCGCTTCTCCGCTTCTCCGCTTCTTCGCTTGCTCTTCGCTTCTCCGCGTGCCGAGCCGCGTAGCGGCTCCCCCCCCCCCTCACATCCCCAGCAACCTCTCCACAAAGTTGATGTCCACCTCGCTCCGCCGGAAGTTCCCGTTCTTCATCAGCCGCAGGTGCAGCGGGATGGTCGTCTTCGTCGGAGCGATCTCGAACTCCCGCAGCGCCGTGACCAGCGCCCGGATCGCCTGCTCGCGGTCGGGCCGGTGGACGATCAGCTTGCCGATCATCGAGTCGTAGTGGGGCGGGATCCGGTAGCCCGCGTGGGCGTGGGTGTCCAGCCGCACGCCCAGACCGCCGGGCGGGTTGAAGGCCTGGATGAGCCCCGCCGAGGGCGCGAAGTTCCGCTCCGGGTCCTCCGCGTTGATCCGCACCTCGATCGCGTGGCCGCTGAGCTTCACGTCCTTCTGCCGGAAGGGCAGCGGGTCCCCCTGGGCCACCTGGATCGTCGTCTTCACGATGTCCACCCCCGTGACCATCTCGGTGACCGGGTGCTCCACCTGCACCCGGGTGTTGACCTCCATGAGGTAGAAGTTCTTCTTCGCGTCCATCAGGAACTCGACCGTCCCCGCCGCGTGGTACTTCGCCGCCTTGGCCAGCCGGGCCGCGGAGAGGCACAGCTTCTCCGCCTCGCTGCGGGTGAGCACCGGGCAGGGCGCCTCCTCGATGAGCTTCTGCTTGCGCCGCTGCATCGTGCAATCGCGTTCCCAGAGGTGGCAGACGCTGCCCTGGGTGTCGCCGATGACCTGCACCTCCACGTGGCGGGCGTTGTCGATGAACTTCTCCAGGTAGACCGTCCCGTCCCCGAAGGCCGCCTCGGCCTCCTGGCTCGCGGCCTTGAGCCCCGCCCGCAGCGCCCCGTCGTTGTGGGCCACCCGCATGCCCCGGCCGCCGCCGCCCGCGGAGGCCTTGACCATGACCGGGTAGCCGATCTCCTTGGCCATCTTGAGGGCTTCGCCCTCGTCCTCCACCGCGCCCTTGGAGCCCGGCGAGGTGGGCACCTTGCTGGCGATGGCCAGCTGCTTGCAGGCGACCTTGTCGCCCAGGGTGTTCATGGCCTCGACGCTGGGCCCGATGAACTCGATGTTGCTGCTGCGGCACACGTCCGCGAAGTGGGCGTTCTCGGCGAGGAAGCCGTAGCCCGGGTGGATCGCGTCGACGTTGCACACCTCGGCGGCCGCGATCAGCCGGGGGATGTTGAGGTAGCTCTGGGCGGGCGCCGGCGGCCCGATGCACACCGCCCGGTCCGCGGCCCGGACGTGCTTGCTGTCGGCGTCGGCGGTGGAGAACACCGCCACCGCCTCCATGCCCAGCTCGTGGGCGGCGCGGATGATCCGGAGGGCGATCTCGCCCCGGTTGGCGATGAGGATGCGGGAGAAGGGCAAGGAGGTCTCTGGTGGCTTGGGGCGGGTGAACTCGGGCGAACGCGATGGGGCGGGAAAGCGAGGAAGCGAGGAAGCGGAGAAGAAAGGGAGTCAGCAAGATCCTGAGAGAGGCTGGCAATTCATCTGCTGACTTCTTCGCTTCCTCACTTCTCCGCTTCTTCGCTTGAGCGGCTCCGCCGCTGCGTACTCACTTCAACACGAACAACACCTGCCCGAACTCCACCGCATCCCCGTTGCTCACCTTGATCTCCGCCACCGTCCCGCTGGCCTCCGCCTTGATCTCGTTGAAGACCTTCATCGCCTCGATGATGCAGACCACCGTGTCGGGCGTCACCCGATCGCCCACCTTCACGAAGTCGTCCGCGTCGGGGCTGCTGGCCGCGTAGAAGCTGCCGACCATCGGCGAGACCACCGGGGTTCCCTCCGCGTCGTCGTCCGCGGCGGGGCCGGAGGCGGCGGGGGCCGCCGCCGCGGCGCCCGCACCCGTCGCCGCGGACGCCGCGGGCGGGGGAGCCGGCACGTGCTGAACGACCTCGCCGCCGCCTCCCCGCTTCAGCTTGATCTTCTCGCCCTGGTCCTCCAGGTCCACCTCCGAGAGGCCGTTGTCGACCATCATCTTGATGAGCTGCCGCAGGATCTTGAGGTCTGTCATGGGGTTCGCTTGGCGAGGGAAAGCCGGGGCGGGGGAGCGTAATGGATCGGGAGCCTCCGCGGCCCGCGCCGAACGTTTCGCCACGAGAGGAGACCCCGAGGCCGGGCGCGGAAGCCCCGCGGACCGGAGCCCCAAACGCCGCCGACCCGCGACGGTCCGCGGTCCCACCGCCCGCGTTCTTCCCCGGCTCCGGCCGCCCGGTCGTCTAAGGTCGATCTCCGCGGATCCGGACTCTGCCCTGCCTTTGGGCGGGTGGCCCAGCCGCGGCGGCCGGGTCACCCGCCCAACGCCGCCGCCCGGGCATGGGCCGGGTCGGACCGCACCTTGTTTCCGCATCGCCGGGCTCGACCCGGCGGAGCCCGCAGCCTCCCGAAGCACAGCTCGCGAAGCGAAGCCCGATATGGCCACCGACACCTACCCCGACACGCAGCAGTTCCCCGACACCGACGGCCGCGGCCCCAAGGCGCAGTGCCCGTTCATGAAGCCCCAGCACCGCCACACGGCGCAGGGTGCGCTCTCCAACGGCGACTGGTGGCCCGAGCAGCTCAACCTGCGGATGCTGCACCAGCACGCCCCGGCGGCCGACCCGATGGGCACGGACTTCGACTACCGCTCCGCCTT from Phycisphaera mikurensis NBRC 102666 carries:
- the accC gene encoding acetyl-CoA carboxylase biotin carboxylase subunit, which gives rise to MPFSRILIANRGEIALRIIRAAHELGMEAVAVFSTADADSKHVRAADRAVCIGPPAPAQSYLNIPRLIAAAEVCNVDAIHPGYGFLAENAHFADVCRSSNIEFIGPSVEAMNTLGDKVACKQLAIASKVPTSPGSKGAVEDEGEALKMAKEIGYPVMVKASAGGGGRGMRVAHNDGALRAGLKAASQEAEAAFGDGTVYLEKFIDNARHVEVQVIGDTQGSVCHLWERDCTMQRRKQKLIEEAPCPVLTRSEAEKLCLSAARLAKAAKYHAAGTVEFLMDAKKNFYLMEVNTRVQVEHPVTEMVTGVDIVKTTIQVAQGDPLPFRQKDVKLSGHAIEVRINAEDPERNFAPSAGLIQAFNPPGGLGVRLDTHAHAGYRIPPHYDSMIGKLIVHRPDREQAIRALVTALREFEIAPTKTTIPLHLRLMKNGNFRRSEVDINFVERLLGM
- the accB gene encoding acetyl-CoA carboxylase biotin carboxyl carrier protein, coding for MTDLKILRQLIKMMVDNGLSEVDLEDQGEKIKLKRGGGGEVVQHVPAPPPAASAATGAGAAAAAPAASGPAADDDAEGTPVVSPMVGSFYAASSPDADDFVKVGDRVTPDTVVCIIEAMKVFNEIKAEASGTVAEIKVSNGDAVEFGQVLFVLK